One window of Channa argus isolate prfri chromosome 4, Channa argus male v1.0, whole genome shotgun sequence genomic DNA carries:
- the LOC137126371 gene encoding immunoglobulin superfamily containing leucine-rich repeat protein 2-like isoform X2 has protein sequence MAKTLLQLLALLATLTSSVSCCPELCSCQDKFAHQFADCAYKDLLVVPVGLPSNVTTVSLSANKIKFLKSKTFINITQVTSLWLAHNAIVTIETDTLAPLIQLRNLDITHNKIVNFPWEDLRNLTALQLLKMNNNEMVNLPKDAFYTLKDLRSLRINNNKFTTIVQDTFVSLTSMSHLQIFNNPFTCSCSLEWLRDWIATTKISVPDPNLIVCEAPENLKGTLVTNMPKLDCKAPTVIISSQPNIGDTELSEGVVVILNCETTGSPMPQVSWEVVAGNENYVFPVPSTGEANDVPINDKTTNDRFLVFRNATLIIRYMSKKEDGNYSCSAVNDLGKAESAVRLALTSTKKSDGNSVPDSKVDSVRPAFKKSFGGQSAAQSAAASQQQI, from the coding sequence ATGGCGAAAACGCTCCTGCAGCTTCTTGCCTTGTTGGCTACTCTGACGAGTAGTGTGAGTTGCTGCCCAGAGCTCTGCAGTTGCCAGGATAAATTTGCCCACCAGTTTGCGGACTGTGCTTACAAAGACCTGCTGGTGGTACCAGTGGGTCTTCCCTCCAACGTTACCACCGTGAGCCTTTCTGCCAATAAGATCAAATTCCTGAAAAGCAAAACCTTCATCAACATCACCCAGGTCACCTCTCTCTGGCTGGCCCACAATGCGATAGTTACCATTGAGACGGACACCTTAGCCCCCTTGATTCAGCTCCGCAACCTGGACATCACCCACAACAAAATTGTGAACTTTCCGTGGGAGGATCTTCGCAACCTCACCGCTCTGCAACTTCTGAAAATGAACAACAATGAGATGGTGAACCTTCCAAAGGACGCCTTTTACACATTAAAAGACCTGAGGTCATTGCGTATTAACAACAATAAATTCACCACAATCGTGCAGGACACCTTCGTTTCGCTCACTTCTATGTCCCACCTGCAGATTTTTAACAACCCCTTTACGTGCTCCTGCAGCCTGGAGTGGCTGAGGGACTGGATCGCAACAACTAAGATATCTGTCCCTGACCCAAATTTAATTGTGTGTGAGGCCCCGGAGAACCTGAAAGGCACATTGGTTACAAATATGCCTAAACTGGACTGTAAGGCCCCTACTGTCATTATAAGCTCTCAGCCCAACATCGGCGACACAGAGCTTAGTGAGGGTGTCGTAGTCATCTTAAATTGCGAGACAACAGGCAGCCCCATGCCACAAGTCAGCTGGGAGGTGGTTGCAGGAAATGAGAATTATGTGTTCCCTGTGCCCTCCACTGGGGAGGCAAATGATGTGCCAATTAATGATAAAACAACCAACGATCGATTCCTCGTCTTTAGAAACGCCACTCTCATCATACGTTATATGAGCAAGAAGGAAGATGGAAATTATAGCTGTTCTGCTGTGAACGATTTAGGCAAAGCAGAGAGCGCTGTCAGGTTGGCCCTAACGAGCACCAAAAAATCTGACGGCAACTCAGTGCCCGATTCTAAAGTGGACTCGGTGCGTCCAGCTTTTAAAAAGAGCTTTGGAGGCCAAAGTGCAGCTCAATCCGCTGCAGCTTCCCAGCAGCAGATCTAG
- the LOC137126371 gene encoding immunoglobulin superfamily containing leucine-rich repeat protein 2-like isoform X1, which translates to MLVDKKHTPRSVISVEKMAKTLLQLLALLATLTSSVSCCPELCSCQDKFAHQFADCAYKDLLVVPVGLPSNVTTVSLSANKIKFLKSKTFINITQVTSLWLAHNAIVTIETDTLAPLIQLRNLDITHNKIVNFPWEDLRNLTALQLLKMNNNEMVNLPKDAFYTLKDLRSLRINNNKFTTIVQDTFVSLTSMSHLQIFNNPFTCSCSLEWLRDWIATTKISVPDPNLIVCEAPENLKGTLVTNMPKLDCKAPTVIISSQPNIGDTELSEGVVVILNCETTGSPMPQVSWEVVAGNENYVFPVPSTGEANDVPINDKTTNDRFLVFRNATLIIRYMSKKEDGNYSCSAVNDLGKAESAVRLALTSTKKSDGNSVPDSKVDSVRPAFKKSFGGQSAAQSAAASQQQI; encoded by the exons ATGCTTGTGGATAAAAAACACACGCCACGCAGCGTGATATCT GTGGAGAAAATGGCGAAAACGCTCCTGCAGCTTCTTGCCTTGTTGGCTACTCTGACGAGTAGTGTGAGTTGCTGCCCAGAGCTCTGCAGTTGCCAGGATAAATTTGCCCACCAGTTTGCGGACTGTGCTTACAAAGACCTGCTGGTGGTACCAGTGGGTCTTCCCTCCAACGTTACCACCGTGAGCCTTTCTGCCAATAAGATCAAATTCCTGAAAAGCAAAACCTTCATCAACATCACCCAGGTCACCTCTCTCTGGCTGGCCCACAATGCGATAGTTACCATTGAGACGGACACCTTAGCCCCCTTGATTCAGCTCCGCAACCTGGACATCACCCACAACAAAATTGTGAACTTTCCGTGGGAGGATCTTCGCAACCTCACCGCTCTGCAACTTCTGAAAATGAACAACAATGAGATGGTGAACCTTCCAAAGGACGCCTTTTACACATTAAAAGACCTGAGGTCATTGCGTATTAACAACAATAAATTCACCACAATCGTGCAGGACACCTTCGTTTCGCTCACTTCTATGTCCCACCTGCAGATTTTTAACAACCCCTTTACGTGCTCCTGCAGCCTGGAGTGGCTGAGGGACTGGATCGCAACAACTAAGATATCTGTCCCTGACCCAAATTTAATTGTGTGTGAGGCCCCGGAGAACCTGAAAGGCACATTGGTTACAAATATGCCTAAACTGGACTGTAAGGCCCCTACTGTCATTATAAGCTCTCAGCCCAACATCGGCGACACAGAGCTTAGTGAGGGTGTCGTAGTCATCTTAAATTGCGAGACAACAGGCAGCCCCATGCCACAAGTCAGCTGGGAGGTGGTTGCAGGAAATGAGAATTATGTGTTCCCTGTGCCCTCCACTGGGGAGGCAAATGATGTGCCAATTAATGATAAAACAACCAACGATCGATTCCTCGTCTTTAGAAACGCCACTCTCATCATACGTTATATGAGCAAGAAGGAAGATGGAAATTATAGCTGTTCTGCTGTGAACGATTTAGGCAAAGCAGAGAGCGCTGTCAGGTTGGCCCTAACGAGCACCAAAAAATCTGACGGCAACTCAGTGCCCGATTCTAAAGTGGACTCGGTGCGTCCAGCTTTTAAAAAGAGCTTTGGAGGCCAAAGTGCAGCTCAATCCGCTGCAGCTTCCCAGCAGCAGATCTAG